A single window of Candidatus Neptunochlamydia vexilliferae DNA harbors:
- a CDS encoding alpha/beta fold hydrolase, whose translation MTRFCSRNLGLRDSEDVKSRSTSLVFIHGFLGNPNDWDPITKELEAPFKCLTLPGHCDAPLDLASFEKEIPEGAILVGYSMGGRLAMQFAHKFPEKVGGLVILSANPGLETGVEERLIQDEKWATLLEKDFDAFLEAWYAQPLFGYKRNREGHDPKRLAKVMRALSPAKLPNLWPHLKNFPCPLVFLFGENDIKYRSIGNRLRKHFEVVFVPDARHAIHLEQPEIILNELSCRTRMEDFWGVH comes from the coding sequence ATGACTAGGTTCTGCTCTCGAAATTTAGGGCTAAGGGATTCAGAGGATGTTAAAAGTAGGAGTACTAGTCTTGTTTTTATCCATGGCTTTTTAGGAAACCCTAATGATTGGGATCCCATTACGAAAGAGCTTGAAGCTCCTTTTAAATGCTTAACGTTGCCGGGACACTGCGATGCCCCTCTAGATCTTGCAAGCTTTGAAAAAGAGATCCCTGAAGGAGCTATTTTGGTTGGCTACTCGATGGGAGGACGGCTTGCGATGCAGTTTGCCCACAAGTTTCCCGAAAAAGTGGGCGGATTGGTCATCCTTTCGGCAAATCCTGGCCTTGAAACGGGGGTTGAAGAGCGGCTGATCCAAGATGAAAAATGGGCAACCCTTTTGGAAAAGGACTTCGATGCTTTTTTAGAGGCGTGGTATGCGCAGCCGCTGTTTGGGTATAAGAGAAACCGAGAGGGGCATGACCCGAAACGGCTTGCAAAGGTCATGCGCGCACTGAGCCCTGCAAAGCTTCCCAATTTATGGCCTCACCTGAAAAATTTTCCCTGTCCGCTGGTGTTTTTATTTGGAGAAAATGATATAAAGTATCGCTCGATTGGAAACCGTTTAAGAAAGCATTTTGAGGTGGTTTTTGTTCCCGATGCAAGGCATGCAATCCACCTTGAACAACCGGAGATTATTTTAAATGAGCTTAGCTGTCGAACTCGAATGGAAGACTTTTGGGGAGTACACTGA
- a CDS encoding ankyrin repeat domain-containing protein: MSSSISNNLSVASKQSLRTTFFFKQLPAEIVYKVCDDLDDKTALNFLQTYFKVHRTLNPRECAEKDSYWFDRLKERISQQVTSPYQALRYLTNDNPKERSVISNLLEDSYAEKGNFIENVFDAFQQGTLHLSSVKELSKLDCKIIGLHLYHSQAENLPFIKHLIDGGVNVNKKCSSLKLRPLHCSAILCSVKTTQFLINHGAKIRVDEDEISPIHCQWIGEEVGPELDFAKNIDLLIKNGSDIESTVHPKGYTPLMCAIKYDHLESIKILIKNGAKVNHPIPIKGGNLTAFQFALKSRFIDSKMTLILLKAGAELTFDSFEIISQNHKLSICEVEKVFFELLRWSIQFNKGKNSSKSYQEIRKTLTNRSEQLAKSESLTQQQKDLAKRVYQKLYNEIIAFESSSSSSTQSSSSSKKRGNSYLTQNQNSKKQKKHD; encoded by the coding sequence ATGTCAAGCTCTATATCAAATAATTTATCTGTAGCATCCAAGCAGTCTCTTAGAACAACATTTTTTTTTAAGCAACTTCCTGCTGAAATTGTTTATAAAGTGTGTGACGATCTTGATGATAAAACAGCACTTAATTTCCTGCAGACATACTTTAAAGTGCATCGCACTTTAAACCCCCGAGAGTGTGCGGAGAAAGACTCTTATTGGTTCGATCGGTTAAAAGAGCGTATTTCTCAACAGGTAACAAGCCCTTATCAAGCCTTGCGCTATCTAACCAATGACAACCCAAAAGAAAGGAGTGTTATATCAAACTTGCTTGAAGATTCATATGCTGAAAAAGGGAATTTTATAGAAAATGTCTTTGATGCATTTCAACAAGGAACGCTTCACCTTTCTTCTGTAAAAGAACTTTCTAAACTCGATTGCAAGATCATTGGGCTCCACTTATATCATAGCCAAGCAGAGAACTTACCTTTCATTAAGCATTTGATCGATGGAGGTGTAAATGTCAATAAAAAGTGTAGCAGCTTAAAACTAAGACCCCTCCACTGCTCTGCTATCCTATGTTCTGTTAAAACCACACAATTTCTTATTAATCATGGGGCTAAGATCAGAGTCGATGAGGACGAAATCTCTCCAATCCATTGCCAATGGATTGGAGAAGAAGTGGGACCAGAGCTTGACTTTGCTAAAAATATTGATTTATTAATAAAAAATGGGAGCGATATTGAGTCGACAGTACACCCTAAGGGTTATACCCCTCTCATGTGTGCAATAAAATACGATCATCTTGAGTCTATAAAGATACTTATTAAAAATGGAGCTAAAGTCAATCATCCCATTCCGATTAAAGGGGGAAACCTAACCGCTTTTCAATTTGCTTTAAAGTCTCGATTTATCGATTCGAAGATGACTTTAATTCTCCTTAAAGCAGGAGCAGAACTCACCTTCGACTCCTTCGAAATCATTTCACAAAACCACAAGCTATCTATCTGCGAAGTAGAAAAAGTTTTCTTTGAGCTTTTGCGTTGGTCTATCCAGTTTAATAAGGGAAAAAACAGTTCCAAAAGCTATCAGGAAATTAGAAAAACACTCACTAACCGCTCTGAACAATTAGCTAAATCAGAAAGCCTAACACAGCAACAAAAAGACCTTGCAAAGAGGGTTTATCAAAAGCTTTATAACGAAATAATAGCTTTTGAAAGCTCTTCATCTAGCTCAACCCAGTCAAGTAGCAGTTCAAAGAAACGAGGAAATAGCTATCTGACTCAAAACCAAAACTCTAAAAAACAAAAAAAACATGACTAG
- the menD gene encoding 2-succinyl-5-enolpyruvyl-6-hydroxy-3-cyclohexene-1-carboxylic-acid synthase — MKNDTATLNGLWARLLIKELVHHGVRSFCIAPGSRSSALVAAAARAPLAETFVHYDERGLGFHALGYAKSHGRPVAIIVTSGTAVGNLLPAVMEAHHDHIPLIILTADRPPELQDCGANQTSVQRGLFKEFVRWEGELPCPDGKVVQSYVGTTVSQMVSHASLEPRGPVHLNCQFRKPFFGKDEQVTSHQAQTSLSFGKRVVEDKEQIELAEMLGQYEKGVILVSGEAKEAEELSKRLQWPIFPDVLSPVRSRETASYYDLMIRAIGTHEDFAPNAVLQFGDRFVSSALYDWLSFKRPKVYCQIASHHKRKDPIHGVTHRVVGEVPNLPCYVQERSSSKWLDGWKELNELTAKGVAAYFDHHQELTEPHLFHRLEGEVFFFANSMVIRNADAFFVPEKGAQTFGNRGLSGIDGNIATVAGIARGCERPVTALIGDQAFLHDLSSLAQLKDLPVKLIVINNQGGDIFSFLPIDQDLFKPYFSTPHTADFKHAASLFGLRYENPTTIDELLEIPHGTLVEVKTKPGDNLKIHQEVLENLKISINRFNQPDL, encoded by the coding sequence ATGAAAAACGACACGGCAACCCTAAATGGGCTATGGGCCCGCCTCTTGATTAAGGAACTTGTCCACCACGGAGTGCGGAGCTTTTGCATCGCCCCCGGATCGCGTAGCAGCGCCCTTGTGGCAGCGGCGGCGCGCGCCCCTTTAGCTGAAACCTTCGTCCACTACGATGAGCGGGGGCTCGGGTTCCACGCTCTTGGCTATGCCAAGAGTCATGGAAGGCCGGTTGCCATTATTGTGACGTCGGGGACTGCAGTGGGCAACTTACTCCCCGCTGTGATGGAGGCCCACCATGACCACATTCCCCTTATTATCTTAACGGCTGACAGGCCGCCAGAGCTGCAAGACTGCGGCGCCAATCAGACGAGTGTCCAGCGGGGCCTCTTTAAGGAGTTTGTCCGTTGGGAGGGGGAGCTGCCGTGTCCTGATGGCAAGGTGGTGCAGAGCTATGTGGGGACAACGGTCTCGCAGATGGTGAGCCATGCAAGTCTTGAGCCTCGGGGACCGGTCCACCTGAACTGCCAGTTTCGAAAACCTTTCTTTGGAAAGGACGAACAGGTGACCAGCCATCAGGCCCAAACCTCTCTTTCTTTTGGGAAGAGGGTGGTGGAGGACAAGGAGCAGATCGAGCTTGCCGAGATGCTTGGGCAGTATGAAAAAGGGGTGATCTTAGTCAGTGGAGAGGCAAAAGAGGCTGAAGAACTTTCCAAGCGCCTTCAGTGGCCCATTTTCCCCGATGTATTGTCGCCGGTGCGCAGTCGAGAGACAGCCTCTTACTATGACCTGATGATCCGGGCGATTGGAACCCATGAAGATTTTGCTCCCAACGCGGTTCTTCAGTTTGGCGATCGGTTTGTTTCAAGCGCTCTCTACGATTGGCTCTCGTTTAAAAGACCTAAAGTTTATTGCCAGATTGCTTCTCACCACAAACGAAAGGATCCGATCCATGGCGTGACTCATCGGGTGGTGGGAGAAGTGCCCAACCTCCCCTGCTATGTCCAAGAGCGCTCCTCTTCAAAATGGCTCGATGGCTGGAAGGAGCTCAATGAGCTGACCGCTAAGGGAGTCGCTGCCTATTTTGACCATCATCAGGAACTGACAGAGCCCCACCTTTTCCACCGGCTTGAGGGAGAGGTTTTCTTCTTTGCAAATAGCATGGTGATCCGGAATGCCGACGCCTTTTTTGTTCCAGAGAAGGGGGCTCAGACTTTTGGGAACCGGGGCCTTTCGGGCATTGATGGGAACATTGCAACGGTCGCAGGAATTGCGCGGGGGTGCGAACGGCCGGTAACAGCGCTGATCGGTGACCAAGCGTTTCTTCACGACTTGAGCTCTTTGGCACAACTTAAAGACCTTCCCGTGAAGCTGATTGTCATTAACAACCAGGGAGGGGACATCTTCTCTTTCTTGCCGATCGATCAAGACCTCTTTAAGCCCTATTTCTCGACTCCGCACACAGCTGACTTTAAGCATGCCGCCTCTCTTTTTGGCCTCCGGTATGAAAACCCGACAACAATCGATGAGCTTTTGGAAATCCCCCATGGAACTCTGGTCGAGGTGAAGACAAAACCGGGCGATAACTTGAAGATTCATCAGGAAGTTTTGGAAAACTTGAAAATTTCAATCAATAGATTTAATCAGCCTGATCTTTAG